A genomic window from Camelina sativa cultivar DH55 chromosome 2, Cs, whole genome shotgun sequence includes:
- the LOC104730461 gene encoding probable transcription factor At1g61730, with amino-acid sequence MKETFEFMTEYTNLESFDEYVEKMNSLKKLLMDQRRNAKEPSTSDCYYQKVSKLLGSAVEKPKRSKRVVKPKEEKQTVMSREGEKWFENATLVGQVVSRGVDEDSLKSKWDAVPTAKKNKMDQKWRILRAKERESMPQKSKFFKDLVSVIVAASSSRLM; translated from the coding sequence ATGAAGGAAACTTTCGAGTTCATGACGGAATATACAAATTTAGAGTCTTTCGACGAATATGTAGAGAAGATGAATAGTTTGAAGAAGCTATTAATGGATCAAAGGAGGAATGCTAAAGAACCATCTACCTCGGATTGTTACTACCAGAAAGTTTCTAAGTTGTTGGGATCTGCCGTTGAGAAACCAAAGAGGAGTAAGCGGGTTGTAAAGCCTaaagaagagaagcaaacaGTGATGAGTCGTGAAGGAGAAAAGTGGTTTGAGAATGCGACTTTGGTTGGACAAGTTGTAAGCCGTGGCGTTGATGAAGATTCTCTGAAGAGCAAATGGGATGCGGTTCCTACAGCGAAGAAGAATAAAATGGATCAGAAGTGGAGAATCTTGCGAGCCAAGGAACGTGAATCTATGCCACAAAAGTCAAAGTTTTTCAAGGATTTGGTTTCTGTTATCGTTGCAGCATCATCATCCCGTCTCATGTAA
- the LOC104754720 gene encoding transcription factor STKL2-like, with protein sequence MATKNDTSSVSSSSYESSSDEGEQVSTPSGPSATTLTKAALGLQTKPSPPQEEEEHCGEQSSEEDEASSDSEQDEPTKEQTPSKAEIAKEKKICVSSEEEEESSEEEDEASSESTKEQTPSKAEMIAKKNEIFVSSSEEEAKEDNSEEESSEEDEASLSKEEVPKKKETPSKAEIAKEKEIYVSGKAQKRVSEGSSSEDMNAAKKVKTSDKKLIPPRFWTEDDEVRLLEGILEFQSAKGKTYTKDKDGFYNFIKKSFTVKATFAQCMSKISKLKTKYGKREEKGKKPSALKPLDLKAFELYGKIWGNSVPGSNAAEDSRSDGIQKLEGDHKDVMNHGKGGDWFSNSFLLPMVTHLGRDENEVKMDWGGVSEEKKREMMDRWRVLKTKDNEILLQKTAFVDDIVSLIHR encoded by the coding sequence ATGGCGACTAAAAATGATACTTCTTCAGTAAGTTCATCATCATACGAGTCTTCCTCTGACGAAGGGGAACAAGTATCCACTCCATCCGGACCATCGGCGACTACTCTTACTAAAGCCGCCTTGGGCTTGCAGACGAAACCTTCCCCgcctcaagaagaagaagagcactgTGGTGAACAGAGCTCCGAGGAGGATGAGGCTTCCTCCGATTCTGAGCAAGATGAGCCCACCAAGGAACAAACTCCTTCCAAAGCCGAGATagccaaggagaagaagatctgTGTGTCCtccgaggaggaagaagagagctctgaggaggaggatgaggctTCCTCCGAGTCCACGAAGGAACAAACTCCTTCCAAAGCCGAGATGATAGCCAAGAAGAATGAGATCTTTGTCTCCTCGTCTGAGGAGGAAGCAAAAGAGGACAATAGTGAAGAAGAGAGCTCTGAGGAGGATGAGGCTTCTTTGTCTAAGGAAGAAGttcccaaaaagaaagaaacaccTTCCAAAGCTGAGATAGCTAAGGAGAAGGAGATCTATGTTTCCGGCAAGGCACAGAAGCGTGTGAGTGAAGGTTCTTCCTCTGAAGACATGAATGCTGCAAAGAAAGTGAAAACGAGTGACAAGAAGCTGATCCCTCCACGGTTTTGGACCGAGGACGACGAGGTGCGTTTGCTTGAAGGAATTCTTGAATTCCAATCTGCTAAAGGTAAAACATACACCAAAGACAAGGATGGATTCTACAACTTCATCAAGAAGTCTTTCACCGTTAAGGCTACTTTCGCACAATGCATGTCAAAGAtttcaaaacttaaaacgaAGTAtgggaagagagaagaaaaaggtaaGAAACCGTCTGCTTTGAAACCTCTAGATCTTAAAGCTTTTGAACTGTATGGGAAAATTTGGGGAAACTCGGTACCAGGATCGAATGCTGCTGAAGATTCAAGGAGTGACGGGATCCAGAAGCTGGAAGGTGATCATAAGGATGTGATGAATCATGGAAAAGGAGGAGATTGGTTTAGCAACTCGTTTTTGCTTCCTATGGTTACTCATCTTGGCAGGGATGAAAATGAAGTGAAAATGGATTGGGGTGGGGtttcagaagagaagaagagggaaaTGATGGACCGATGGAGAGTTTTGAAGACCAAAGATAACGAAATTCTCTTACAAAAAACAGCCTTTGTGGATGATATTGTCTCTCTTATCCATCGTTGA